One window from the genome of Alkalihalobacillus sp. LMS6 encodes:
- a CDS encoding MFS transporter → MDKRVYLLTIVSFVVGLVELILGGILHLVASDLNVTLGQVGMLISIFSFVFALSGPILLSATAKVERKKLTLITLVVFFFANVLAVFSPGYAVLLIARIISAMSAALLISLCVTIASNIVSAPYRARAIGIVFMGVSASLVLGVPVGLMLGNAFGWRAPFVLIVLLTGLSILFVSIFMEKIAPKPGISLLQQLKSLKSIKIVLIQMTSFLFLAGHLTLYAYLTPFLQSTMGIEGNWISIMYLIFGIAAIIGGGVGGLLSDRFGPQKTIIGVISVFAVSIFAIPFTTTFMPLFIVVMMIWSLLSWAITPAMQSYLIASAPETSDIQQSLNNSALHFGIAFGSMIGGVVIERSTVEMNALVGSVLAVLALIVVALSMKKSLQPKEENSSLKKAN, encoded by the coding sequence ATGGATAAACGAGTTTACTTATTAACCATCGTCTCTTTTGTCGTTGGTCTTGTAGAATTAATCTTAGGTGGTATTTTACATTTAGTCGCATCCGATTTAAACGTGACATTAGGACAAGTTGGCATGTTAATCTCAATTTTTTCTTTTGTATTTGCATTGTCTGGTCCAATTCTATTGTCCGCTACCGCAAAAGTCGAACGTAAGAAGCTAACGTTAATAACCTTGGTTGTTTTCTTCTTCGCGAATGTTCTTGCGGTCTTCAGCCCTGGCTATGCAGTTTTATTAATCGCTCGTATCATTTCTGCAATGAGTGCTGCACTATTAATTTCACTCTGTGTGACAATCGCCTCAAATATTGTGAGTGCACCTTATCGTGCTCGGGCGATTGGGATTGTCTTTATGGGTGTAAGTGCTTCGCTTGTTCTTGGTGTGCCTGTTGGCTTAATGCTCGGTAATGCCTTTGGTTGGCGTGCACCATTTGTCCTTATTGTTCTATTAACGGGATTGTCTATCTTATTTGTTTCTATCTTTATGGAAAAAATCGCACCAAAACCGGGAATATCGTTACTCCAGCAATTAAAGTCATTAAAGAGTATTAAGATTGTCTTAATTCAAATGACTTCGTTCTTATTCCTTGCTGGACACTTAACGTTATATGCATATTTAACACCTTTTCTCCAATCGACGATGGGCATCGAAGGAAATTGGATTAGCATCATGTATTTAATTTTCGGGATAGCCGCGATTATTGGTGGGGGTGTTGGTGGTCTGCTTTCCGATCGCTTCGGTCCGCAAAAAACGATTATTGGCGTGATCTCTGTATTTGCGGTATCCATCTTTGCCATACCGTTTACAACGACATTTATGCCGCTTTTTATTGTCGTGATGATGATTTGGAGCTTGTTAAGCTGGGCCATTACACCAGCCATGCAAAGCTATTTAATTGCGTCAGCTCCTGAGACATCCGATATTCAACAGAGCCTCAATAACTCTGCTTTACACTTCGGTATTGCATTTGGCTCCATGATTGGCGGCGTTGTGATTGAGCGAAGTACGGTAGAAATGAACGCGCTCGTCGGCAGTGTATTGGCGGTACTCGCTTTAATTGTCGTAGCTCTGTCAATGAAAAAATCTCTGCAACCAAAAGAAGAAAATTCGTCATTAAAAAAAGCCAATTGA
- a CDS encoding TrmB family transcriptional regulator — protein MLQQFGFTQYESQVYTSLITINQPLDATAIVKRSGVPRSKVYEVITKLIEKGIVLESFIEKKRQYTALPMEALVEKLTSNFEANIEELKKIEVEEMEVDDRVWTLRDDQSIQSIMKELIAGAKKSVHLSLWADEMNQFLPLLEEMHQNGKDIHIHAIGEIKTNIPETSVLIPTQGHDTLERSRILIIDEKEMIFAGIEEHGWQAIRTHSKPLVTFFTEFFYHDVVLTKITQRHHDLIMNDDEVRDMLLKLKY, from the coding sequence GTGCTACAACAATTTGGATTTACCCAATACGAAAGCCAGGTCTATACATCGCTAATCACGATTAATCAGCCTTTAGACGCGACGGCGATTGTTAAACGTTCTGGTGTACCTCGTTCAAAAGTATATGAAGTGATTACGAAATTAATTGAAAAAGGAATTGTGCTGGAATCGTTTATAGAAAAAAAACGTCAGTATACAGCACTACCGATGGAGGCGTTAGTTGAAAAACTAACATCAAACTTTGAAGCAAACATTGAAGAGTTAAAAAAAATTGAAGTTGAAGAAATGGAAGTTGACGACCGCGTATGGACATTGCGTGACGATCAATCGATCCAATCGATTATGAAAGAGTTAATAGCTGGAGCAAAAAAATCCGTGCATCTGTCACTTTGGGCTGATGAAATGAATCAATTTCTACCTTTGCTTGAAGAGATGCATCAAAATGGCAAGGACATACACATCCACGCGATTGGTGAAATTAAGACGAACATTCCTGAAACGTCCGTTCTTATTCCAACTCAAGGTCATGATACGTTGGAACGAAGTCGAATTTTAATTATTGATGAAAAAGAAATGATCTTTGCTGGCATTGAGGAGCATGGATGGCAAGCCATTCGGACACATTCGAAACCTCTTGTTACTTTTTTTACAGAGTTCTTCTATCATGATGTGGTCTTAACAAAAATCACGCAGCGTCACCATGATTTAATCATGAACGATGATGAAGTAAGAGACATGTTGTTAAAGCTGAAGTATTAA